From one Microbulbifer sp. A4B17 genomic stretch:
- a CDS encoding class I SAM-dependent methyltransferase, with amino-acid sequence MKNLTPPTANTAHEAGLAALPAELTVDSGLAQLPAAMQRLEFVSLRAIMELLSSSGALTAENAGRSSDEIIDTLGAACRHHWLVRRWLVALVEREFLKLSNGYYSWEQIPESAAGADKLPEAYDALGFPPEMAQSHQKLLTHLAELVRDQVSINQLLFENGEILTALAAYQNNWFTTYLNYAAASIVKQAVKPGPMLRVLELGGGAGLTTAAILDTLAGRPINYRFTDISPLFTTAAQKKFRNHIGLRCSLLDINADFTAQSIPAASTDIVVAGNVLHNAAHIGQTLQRIRRSLVNGGWLLFSESTRENHAMLTAMQFLLSPAESESLLGSEDRRGGTDQVFIDNTAWQEELVVAGFEVKCFLPSSTSPLSVAGQTLFFAKAV; translated from the coding sequence TTGAAAAACCTAACACCTCCAACTGCCAATACCGCCCATGAGGCTGGGCTGGCAGCTCTGCCCGCTGAGCTGACGGTAGACAGTGGTTTGGCGCAACTGCCTGCTGCAATGCAGAGGCTGGAATTCGTCAGCCTACGGGCGATTATGGAGTTGCTTTCTTCCAGCGGTGCATTGACCGCCGAAAATGCCGGGCGCAGCAGTGACGAAATTATTGATACGCTGGGTGCCGCCTGCCGACACCACTGGCTGGTTCGCCGCTGGCTGGTGGCCCTGGTTGAGCGAGAGTTCTTGAAGCTCAGTAATGGCTACTACTCCTGGGAGCAAATTCCCGAGAGTGCAGCTGGGGCAGATAAATTACCAGAGGCCTACGATGCGCTGGGATTTCCCCCGGAAATGGCTCAGTCTCATCAAAAGCTCCTCACGCATTTGGCTGAACTGGTGCGGGATCAGGTCTCCATTAATCAACTGCTATTCGAGAATGGAGAAATACTAACCGCATTGGCCGCCTACCAGAACAACTGGTTTACGACTTATCTCAATTATGCGGCGGCGAGCATTGTCAAACAGGCCGTAAAACCCGGTCCTATGTTAAGAGTGCTCGAATTAGGCGGTGGAGCGGGTCTAACCACTGCTGCAATCTTAGATACTCTGGCTGGCAGGCCGATTAATTATCGCTTTACGGATATATCGCCTCTATTCACCACCGCTGCCCAGAAGAAATTCCGCAATCACATCGGTTTGCGCTGCAGCCTGCTCGATATCAATGCGGATTTCACCGCGCAGTCAATCCCAGCAGCCAGCACCGACATTGTTGTGGCTGGCAATGTTTTGCACAACGCCGCTCATATTGGTCAGACCCTACAGCGTATTCGTCGTTCTCTGGTCAATGGTGGCTGGCTGTTGTTTAGCGAATCCACTCGGGAAAACCATGCCATGTTAACGGCAATGCAGTTTCTTCTTTCCCCCGCAGAATCGGAGTCGTTGCTGGGGAGTGAAGACCGGAGAGGAGGAACCGACCAGGTGTTTATCGACAACACAGCATGGCAGGAAGAACTGGTTGTGGCCGGCTTTGAAGTTAAGTGCTTCTTACCTTCATCGACATCGCCATTATCGGTCGCGGGTCAGACTCTATTTTTTGCAAAAGCTGTTTAA